The nucleotide sequence ttttaattgaaaatgtgAAAGGTGATTGGAAAGACATAGAACCTGATGAAGACTGTGTCAGAAAAACAGAATATTGAGGTTAccaaagaattaaaaactttGTGTCATAGATTCTTTCAGTGGAGTGCTTTTCCTTTTAGGGGTTTTCAGGGACCATTTCATAGTAAATTGTGTGTAAACTGATTTTAATGGAGGGAGTCTTTGATTAGCCATACTGACCTATTTAGTGTTTCATTGAATACTGGGTAGATTGGAAGCAGTTCTAAAATATCCATTCACTATCCCTCTCCccccactgattttttttttttgaaactcagAATCACTTAAGCAGAAATTTCCTTAAAAACTTTATAGTTTGTTGTTCACTTGAGAATCATATTCCAGTAACTTTTGATTCGTTGGTTGAAAATGTCAGCAGTAACAAGATGGTAGTCAGTAATTAACAGGCTAGTTTGTCACTCTTGTATTTAGTCAGTAGCAGAGGGTTAGGAGTGTTTGGGAAGCTAGAAAAAGGTATTGGTGAATTACTAAGGGTTTCAGTGGGATTTGTGTAAGTTAGAAAGTGTATTATTGTAGGCTTACGAGAAAGTTTCTGAACTTTTTTATTGTCTTGTTAGGAATTCTCAACATCTGGTTCATCTAATACAGACACTGGTAAAGTTACTGGGACCTTGGAGACCAAATATAAATGGTGTGAGTATGGTCTGACTTTCACAGAAAAGTGGAACACTGATAACACTCTGGGAACAGAAATCGCTATTGAAGACCAggtaacattttgaaaatgtgctttagtgttaattattttatttttgtgtttcaaaaaggaaataaactgaaaaaaaattggttttctcTTGAAATAGATTTGCCAAGGTTTGAAACTGACATTTGATACCACCTTTTCACCAAACACAGGGTAAGCACGGGCATTTTTATCTGCTTTAAGTTTAAAGCTTTCTTTGGTGTATTTAAGGAAGGTACACATTCAGGTGCCGTGTGTTGGCAAGTTTCTGTTTCTGCCTTTGGAGCATGAGCAGTTTGGTTCTTGGCTTGCCTTCAGCTATTTGCCTTTTATCACTGTGGCACTAACTtggaatgaacatttttttttaataggtttttGTGACTGATAACAGCTCTGCAAAGCATTCTTCCTATGGTGGTGGCAATCTAGTCACCCCAAGTGCCTTTGGCTTTTAGTTCATTGAGCtgtgggttggttttttttttctttttttagcctgTTATGATTATCTTGCTACGTGTTTGGAGGCATACCTTAGAGATATTGGAAGTTTGGTTCCAAATCACCGTAGTAAAGTGAATATTGTGAAAAAGCAAGTCTTCCAGATTTTCtagtttcccagtgcatataaaagttccATTTACACTAGAATATTGACTAGTAAGTGTAAAATAGCATTATGTTGGgggaaaaacaatatatataccttaatttggatggcatcactgacttgatggacttgagtttgaagaaagcctggcatgctgcagtccatggggtcgcaaagagtcagacgtgactgagtgactgaactgataccttaattaaaaaatacttaaaatgccAACcttcatctgagccttcagtagTAACATCAAAAGATCAGTGACCACAGATCACTGTTACAaagatagtaataataaaaatgtttgaaatgttgtgagaattaccaaaacgtGACACAGAGGCACAAAGtgaacaaatgctgttggaaaaaacaCCAACAGATTTGCTTGATGCAGGGTTGCTGTAAACCCTTAATTTGCGTGTGTGTGGGGAAGCACTACAAAGTGAACTTCAATAAAACAATGAAGTATGTCTCCACTCCCCATTATAGTGAGGTTCATTTAAATCTGTTTTGTACCCTCTgtctataaatctttttttactGGCATCAGTTTTAAgtcagtttgttctttttctagaaagaaaagtGGTAAAATCAAGTCTTCTTACAAGAGGGAATGTATAAACCTTGGTTGTGATGTTGACTTTGATTTTGCTGGACCTGCAATCCATGGTTCGGCTGTCTTCGGTTATGAGGGCTGGCTTGCTGGGTACCAGATGACCTTTGACAGTGCCAAATCAAAGCTGACAAGGAATAACTTTGCAGTGGGCTACAGGACTGGGGACTTCCAGCTACACACTAATGTGTGAGTATTTCTTTTTTGGGATATTATGATGTGGGACCTCAGAGTGGTGTTGAGGTCCAAAAAAGATCATCTTTGGGCATTTCTTGAGTGCCCTCTTCGAAGTGTATAGAAATGTTACTCTCTATAAAAAATGTTACTCTGAATTTTTTTGCTGAGAGAGTAAAGTAAATGTTCATTTCACATGAGGCTTGATGTGCTTGGGATTTTTGGAAGAGGCTAAGACGGGGTCTCCTTGGTGGTCTCCTGGTTAGAAtttggcgctttcactgccatggcctgagttcagtccctgggcggggaactgagatgccacatgctgcacagtgtggccggGGAAGAAAGCTGAGATACTGCCGATTGTACTAGTGCTTCCATGTGATTGTCTGTGATGCGTAAGGTGCACGTTTGACAGGATTGCCTGAAGAGTTTTTTCTTAACCCAAAGTAAATGTATATGTGGAAAGGACTTAAAGAATTCTTTCCCTTACAAAAATGATGCATTGGTATGTAAcagaagtaaaagaagaaaaccagaattgtCCATAATCCCACCACctagatatataatttttgttaacTATTAATGCTTTGATGTTGTAcctttttatatgtgtgtatataaaatacatgCCAGAAAGACTGTTTCATAACCTTCTCCACTACGTTAATGTATTATGATCATTTTTCTATAGCGTTATGTATTCTTAGTGATTGTTAGTGGCTGCGTGGTAATTCTGTTTAATGGATATACCATGATTTATTTGAccaattcatgtttttaaaacttgaaagttTTTGGTGAAACACTAGAGACCCATGTAAGCAATGGCTTCTATTTAAATGTAATGCTATAGTGTCAGCCATGTGCCTTAGACATTATTACGTCGTCTGGTCTAGATTGACtaatttaaaatatctcataGCAATGATGGTACAGAATTTGGAGGATCAATTTATCAGAAAGTATGTGAAGATCTTGACACTTCAGTAAACCTTGCTTGGACATCAGGAACCAACTGTACTCGCTTTGGAATTGCAGCTAAATATCAACTGGATCCCACTGCTTCCATTTCTGTAAGTACTCTTGTGGGCTTAGAATGGGATTTTCATTGTGAGACTTAATCTTTGGGTCTATTAGATTGTGTTGAAAATTGTAACTGTGTTTGGAAATTGTAATTGTGAACCACAGTTTATACACAAATTGAGATTAGAGCTTAGAATGCTGGTTTTTCTGTGGAGATAGTGTTAGATGTTTGGTACCCAGGCCACAGGAGTGTGTTTTAATTACCCTCCAAGCTACTGAAGTAGTACGAAAGGTGAAACTGTtggtcgctcattcatgtctgaccctcttcgaccccgtggactgtagcccgtcaggccctttgtccatgggattctccaggcaagaatagtgttGCCGTTcctttctcgaggggatcttcccgacccaggaattaaacccagaactcctgcattgcaggcagattctttaccgtttgagccacctgggaagcccactgaaatACTATAGATGATAACTGTGAGCCCCAATCCTGTCCAGGCCCCGGGGAAGCCAATGTTTTGGGCCCTGGGCAGTTCTCATTCTTGCTGGGAACTAACAGTATTATGTTACTTTGTGTCTGACTTTAATGGTTTACAAAATATCTTCTGATTTGATCTCAGCAGCCAGTGATACACATGCTGTTTTGCAGGTGAAGAAGCTAAAGCTTGGAGAGGAGAAGGACTTAGTCCACTGCTAGGGAGGGAAGAAAGTAGGGATAGTCCAGGACTGGACATGCAAGTCTTTCAGTTTCCCTCCTGTCTAGGGTATCCAGGTAGCTCATTTTGCTTTGCCTGGGACTATCCCAGCGTTAGCACTGGAAGTCCTACAGAAACTTCCTCCCCTTTACCTCAGGTTAATTGAGTTGCATGGCCACCCTAGTCCTGTCCTTGGACATTTTCTGCTGTTTCTTCCTTCAGTCATAGTGGATTGTGGTAGGAGGGAGTGCAGTGTCTGAGGGTGTGGAGCACCGGCTCCAATGTCAGGCAGATCAGTAACTATTCTGTGTGTTGGTTGGTTAGTTACAGGTCAGGCACTGTTTTTGCTGGAATGAGAATTAAACCTTCATGAGAGTTACTTCTATTACATAAAATGATCTTCATTCCTGGGGACCATATGTTTTAATAGTTTAGGCAATTAAGTTTTAACCCCATTCTTGTTTCTTAGCAGAGTTGTTATCAGAGAGAATGAGAAGCACCCAGAATGCTTTTCCCATTGGCAAaacagtgattcatttatattccCCTTCTCTGTTTCTAACTACACCTTAGCAGTAAAACCCTCAGGATCCACACTATGCTGTGGTAGCTGCATTGCTGTTCTTTTCAAATGTATGTTTCTGGCACCCTCACAGGTTCAATACCAGCAGAAGATGCAACTCTTTCAGTCTAAAATGGGAAGAACACAGCTTGGGACTTGTGTATCAGTGAATGACTTCTGAGGATTAATTTGGAAATGTATTTAGCATACCCCACCTAAGTTGTGCTGCTGTTCCTATAATCAAGCATCACCCTTGAAGCCTTGCATAATGCTCCATCAGTTTTGTGGTTGATTCCTGAAATAGTAGGAGCTATTTTATTGTCTGGGCTCTTGATTTGTTTGGCAGGCTTCCCAAgaggcgcagtggtaaagaatcctcctgctaatgcaggagacgcaagtttgatccctgggttgtgaagaccctctgaagaagggaagggcaacccactccagtattcttacctagaaaaattccatggactgaggagctgggcgggctgcagttcacagggtcacaaacagtcagacatgactgaactactcaGCACCCTTGATTCGTTTGGTGCAAGATGGTTACTGGTGTGCATTTCTGCCTTAGCTAACTCACTCACATGGTCATTGGAGGCTCATGGAGACTTGGCTGCAGTGCCAAGTGAGCACAAGTGTCGTTTATGTGACTTTTGCCTGTTTGTTAAAGACTGCTTGTTGCTACCTTTTTGTTTCCATAGCACTCAAAATGCTGAAGAGCAAAGGTACCTGCCTGGGCAGCCTTAGGCCATGGAGATTGGGATGAGATGATCCCATTACAGCCATAGGCCTCTGGTGTGACTTAATGGTCTTAGAAGTGGGAGAGAATGGAGCTAGAAGCTTCTGACCATGTCTTGCTCTCCAGAATTCCTCGTAGCCTTTGAAAGTCTGTGACTAAAATCCTAAAATAGTGGAATTGTAGAGGGAGGGTAGGGATCTGGACTGGTCAACAGTGCTCCATTGGAATATCTTCTGAATATAGACTGAAGCACAGTCTAGTTATATGCAGCCAGGACCCAGGTTTGTTCATGAGAGGTGTAGGAAAGTGAGGTAAAGAAGTTGTAGTCAGTCTGTTTCTTCAGAGGAAGTGCTTATCATTCGGAGATGTAGAACATGCATGGTTTAGATTCTTAAGGAAGACCCTTATAAGTACTGTGTGTCATAGTCACAAATTTAAACGATACACACGCCATATGTTGGAGGTGGTGTGTATGTCATGTTGTGTAGGTAGCCTGGTAAACTTCCATTACTCACATTCTGGTGTGGTTTTGTTGTGTTAGATTAGATTCAGCAAGAACAGTTTTTATGCAAGTACTTAGGATTTTGTGCTCTGTAGACAATTTAGGGTCCTCAAAGATAGCAAGAGTTTTGTGTTCTGCTGACAGTTTGAGTTTAGTAGATAAGAATTAAGTGGGGCCTgatttttgcttcagttcagttcagttcagttgctctgttgtgtccggctttgcagccccatggactgcagcacaccaggcttccctctcca is from Bubalus bubalis isolate 160015118507 breed Murrah chromosome 4, NDDB_SH_1, whole genome shotgun sequence and encodes:
- the VDAC2 gene encoding voltage-dependent anion-selective channel protein 2, producing MATYGQNCARPMCIPPSYADLGKAARDIFNKGFGFGLVKLDVKTKSCSGVEFSTSGSSNTDTGKVTGTLETKYKWCEYGLTFTEKWNTDNTLGTEIAIEDQICQGLKLTFDTTFSPNTGKKSGKIKSSYKRECINLGCDVDFDFAGPAIHGSAVFGYEGWLAGYQMTFDSAKSKLTRNNFAVGYRTGDFQLHTNVNDGTEFGGSIYQKVCEDLDTSVNLAWTSGTNCTRFGIAAKYQLDPTASISAKVNNSSLIGVGYTQTLRPGVKLTLSALVDGKSINAGGHKLGLALELEA